CCGGCGCACCCAGCTGGGCATCCAGGCGCGCCATCCCGTTGGGCTGGGTCGTGAGCCTGACCCGGCGGTCGGTGTCGGCGGTCTTGCGGCGCTCCTTGGCGGCCTCGGGATCGAGAGCATTGACGGTGGCAGCGACGGCGTTGAGCAGCCGCCGCCGCGACCAGCAGTCCCAGCCGGTGATCTTCTCGGCCACCGCGGCATCCACCGCGGGCATCACCTCGACGGCCACGTAGTCGGTGCCGGTGATGATCGCCGCGGTCTCCGACCAGCTGATCTTCCCCTCGGCCAACAGCGCCGCCACCCGCGGCAACCGGACATCGAGCGCCTCGGCCTGGGCCACCAGGCGCCGCGCGGAAAACGGGGCGGTGTTCATCGCCGCACCCACCTCCGCACACGTGCGGTTGAACCCGGTGATCAACGCATAACCCGGATCGTCGCGGTCGTGGCCCTCGGCCTCAGCGGTGCGCTGCCACAACAACGCCGCGATCGCCGCCGCCCGCCGAGCATGGATCGCCGACTCCGCACGGCAAGCCTCCTCGACCACGGTGACCAACTCACCCGGCGACGATCCTTCGAACATGCGTTCGAGTGTACCCGAATCTACTGACTTTTGTCAGCGCTATCGAAGTCGGCTATTGCCGCCAGGTGAGCACCTCGCCGGCGCCCTGGGTCATGACGCTGCCCGGCATCACCCGCAGCCGGTGCGGACGCAACCGCCAGGCCGCGAACTCCGGCGCGGTGGGGCCGCCGCGCCAGACCGGGATGATCGCCGGGTCGTAACCGACCGGTTCGGGCGCGGTCTTGAACTTCTCCCACACCGCGGCGCGGCCGTCGTCGTCGAACACCCACTCCACGGAACACTCCGCGCTGCAGGTGTCATGGTTGGGCGCCCAGTAGTTGATCGAGATCTCCGGTTGCGCGGCAATGTGTTCCCGCTTGATCGGGGTGGGCCCCACCGCAATCCAGCCGACCAGGTCCGTGCCGTCGTACTCCCACAACGGATGCAGCACGCGGCTGCGCGGCCGGCCCGCGGGGTCCACGGTGGCCACTGCCGCCCAGACGATCGAATGGGCCATGTCGACGAAGGCAGGTGCGATGCGATCCAGCGAAGTCATGCCACCCGTTATACGGGCACGGCGCGCAGTGCCGCAGGCAAGCTGGGCAGAAAGTGTGCGGTGGCGAACGCCCGGATGTCGTCCTCGGTCGCCATCGGCTGCAGCGCGGGCAACAACAGCGCCATCAACGAGTACCGCAGGATATTGTCGGCCAGCGCCGAGACCGTCTGCTCCCCCACCCGCTGCGCGAACCCCTCGGGGAAGATGACATGCAGGGCCGCAACGATTCTCGCGACCGCCGCGGCGTAGTGCTCGTGGGCGAGTTCCAGCGCCAGCGCCGGGTCGTCGACGAGCATCCGGTTGAGCACCCGGTGGTCGCGGAACTTCAGGATGGCCGCGGTGAACGCCTCTACGTAGACATTCGCTCCCGCCCCAGCGCTTTTGATGTGCTCGGCGATCTCACCGAACAGCGCCTCGTTCTCGCGGTCGATCACCGCCGCGACCAACTCGTCACGGCCGGCGAAGCGCCGATAGATGGTGGTGCGGCTGACCTTGGCGCGCCGAGCGACCTCGTCGAGGGCGACGCGACGAAAGCCGTGCCGCTCGAATTCGACCACCGCCGCGTCCAAGATCGCGGCGGTGGCGGTGTCGGGCTTGCCGCCGACTATGACCGGACACCCTCTCGGGCATAGGCCTTGCAGGCAAACTTGCTGTACCGCACCGACATCGGCAGTCGATCCCAGATCCAGTTCACCGGCTTGGACCGCCACACCGCGGCGAAACGTTGATACCGGCGCTCCTGCTTGTCGCTCCACGGCAGCTCCAACATGTCGCGGGCGCGCGGCGGCAGACCGCCGGTGGTCAGGAAGGCGGCCATCGGATTGAACACCGGGGCGATCAGCTTCCACGCCAGCGGGGAGAACGCCTTGGGCTTGGGGAAGCCCTTGGTGACGTAGCCGACGCCGTATTTCGCGGTCTTGTGCGGGACGACGACGGTGTCCATCATCCGGTCCCAGTACGCGGTGAACTCGGCGTAGTCGGCGGGCAGGATGCTGTCGCTGACGCCGTAGCGGCGGTACCACGTCTTGGATTCGGCGTAGATCTGCTCGCGCTCGGCGTCGGTCAGGCGCTTGACGAAGGTGTCGACGAAATACAGCACCTGCTCGACGAAGGTGGCGTGCGCCCAGAAGTAGGTCTCCGGGTTCAGCGCGTGGTAGCGCGACCCGTCGGGCATCTCACCCTTGATGTTGACGTGGTAGTCGCGCACGTCGAGGCCGGCGTGGTTGTCCTGCGCGCCGTAGATGGTGTTGAAGATCGGCGGGATGGTACGCCGGAGCCGCTCGGCGGTATCGGAGAAGAACACCGAGTGGTCCAGCACGCCCTGGCCCAGCTCGGCGAGCATGTTCTGCAGCACGGCCGGGCGCGGCCCGATCAGGAACATCCGGTTGTCGCCGAAGTAGCGCCAGACCAGTGAGTCGGGCCCCAGGGGCGCGGCGTCGGGCAGCGCTTCGGTGTTCATCAACTCGGTCATGAGAGACAGTGTTACAGATTTCGCACTCTGTTCCAACCGGGGGTGAGCGGCATCACGCTCGGCGCAGCCGCGCCACCGCGAGCACCGTCAGGACCCCGGCGGCCGTCGCCAGGAACAGCGCCAGGGCCAGCAGCGGCGGGTGGTAGGTGACCGAGGTGGTCGCCGGTTCGCCCTCGAGGACGGGCTCCACCGCGACGGTGGCGCGCGCGGCCAGCCAGCTCGCCACGCAGCCGGCGGCGGCCAACGCCGCCAGGCACAGCTCAAGGGCGGCCCGTCGAGGCGACGTCACCGCCGCCCCTCGACCAGCGGGGTCAGTGCGGCCCGCAGGCCCGCGTGGTTACGCGCCCACGCCTGGGCCGTGCGCTTGCCGGTGAGCCGCAGGCCGATGCCGGTGCGCCCGCGGGGTACGCCGGTGAGCTCGCCCAACGCCCGGGACGACTGCCACCGCTCCACCGTGGCCCGGTCCGTGTCGGGGGCCGGCGGCGGAGCCTCCTCCTCGGCGAACTCGGCCGGGTCCAGCCCCGCCTGCTTCATCGCGCGGTTGCTCAGCGCGTTGCTCCGATTGAGGATCCTGCCGTCGTAGTGCCGGCGACCGCCGTCGACCGGAGCGGGATAGACCTTGACGATCTCCTCGACGCCGATCGTCTGGGTGCCCTGACGCAGGTGCGTCGCGGTGAGCTCGACCGAGGTATGGATACGCGCGGCCTTGACCTGCAGGGCGACGAACCCCGACACCAGGACCAGGAACGAGATCGGCACCACCCACTGCACGCCCATGCCGCTGCTGAGCTGGATCGCCAGCATCGCGCCCGCGGCCGCCGGCCCCGACAGCAGCCACGCCCAGCTGGCCCCCTGCTCGGCGAACAAGACCTCCGCGGCCGGTTCGGGTGCCGAATCCGTCTGGTCGTGCTCAGTCATCCGAGTCCTCCGTCCGGGTCACCGCGGGTTCGAACCATCCCGTCGCCGCGGGCCTGCGCAAGAGCATCGCCGCCACGATCAGCGGCAGCATCGCCAGCAGCGCGACGATGTTGGTGCCGACCAGCAGCGAGAGCACCGCGACCAGCACGACGCCGGCCAGCGACAACGCCACCGTCGACCGGCGGTACCGCTCGTCGCGGGTGCGGGTCTTGCTGGCGACGAAGGCCAGCGACAGCCCGGCCACCATGCAGAACACGCCGGCGCCGCGGTGCAGCGTCAGGTAGTTGTTGATGGCCTCGTCGCTCAGCGACTCGTCGGCCATGGACCGCACCGTGTCGAAGTTCAGCGTGATCGACATCAGGCCGCCGAAGATCAGCAGCACCGCACCACCCAGCACCAGCCAGACGGCGACGTCGACCAGGCGCGGCCGCTCGGTAGGCCCAGAGTCCGGGCCCTGTGTCTCAGTCATTGTCGGGTCAGCCTAGCGCGGGGCTCACCGCGTGAAGTAGGCGTGCGAGTCGCGGCGATGCAACAGATAGATCCCGCCCGCGGTGAGCACCGCACCGAAGATCCCGGTCACCGCGTAGACCAGAGCGGCGATCTCCGAACGTTCCGTGACGAAGAGATTCACCGCGACGTACATGATGGAGCTCAGCCCACCGGCGGTGAGCACGGTGCGGGCCCAGCGATACCCGGCCCGCATCAGCACCAGGAACGTGATCACCACCGCGACCACAATGATCACCAGGTACACCGCGAAGGCGATGACCACCGGCACTCCCGTCGGCGCGGTCACCACATCGGTGAGAAAGCCGGTGACCAGCAGCGGCAGCGCGACGACCCACAGCCAGAAGGCGGTGTCGACATCCTCGGGCCGGGTCGGGCCGTCCGGTTCGGTCACGCCAGCCAGCCGGCGGCGTCGGCCGCCCAGTACGTCAACACGACGTCGGCGCCGGCGCGCCGGATGCTGACCAGCGACTCAAGGGCTGCGGCCGGACCGTCCACCCAACCGTTGGCGGCGGCCGCGGAGATCATGGCGTACTCGCCGGACACCTGATAGGCCGCCACCGGCACCGGCGACACCTCGGCCGCCGCGGCCACCACGTCCAGGTAGGCCATGGCGGGCTTCACCATCACCATGTCCGCGCCCTCGGCGATGTCCAGTTCGATCTCGTGCAGCGCCTCGCGGCCGTTGCCGGCGTTCTGCTGATAGGTGCGACGGTCGCCGGACAGGCTGGAGCCCACGGCTTCTCGGAACGGGCCGTAGAACGCCGAGGCGAACTTGGCCGCGTACGCCAGGATGACGACATCGGAGTGTCCGGCGGCGTCGAGGCCGTCGC
This DNA window, taken from Mycolicibacterium sp. MU0050, encodes the following:
- a CDS encoding pyridoxamine 5'-phosphate oxidase family protein, with the translated sequence MTSLDRIAPAFVDMAHSIVWAAVATVDPAGRPRSRVLHPLWEYDGTDLVGWIAVGPTPIKREHIAAQPEISINYWAPNHDTCSAECSVEWVFDDDGRAAVWEKFKTAPEPVGYDPAIIPVWRGGPTAPEFAAWRLRPHRLRVMPGSVMTQGAGEVLTWRQ
- a CDS encoding helix-turn-helix domain-containing protein gives rise to the protein MVGGKPDTATAAILDAAVVEFERHGFRRVALDEVARRAKVSRTTIYRRFAGRDELVAAVIDRENEALFGEIAEHIKSAGAGANVYVEAFTAAILKFRDHRVLNRMLVDDPALALELAHEHYAAAVARIVAALHVIFPEGFAQRVGEQTVSALADNILRYSLMALLLPALQPMATEDDIRAFATAHFLPSLPAALRAVPV
- a CDS encoding oxygenase MpaB family protein, whose product is MTELMNTEALPDAAPLGPDSLVWRYFGDNRMFLIGPRPAVLQNMLAELGQGVLDHSVFFSDTAERLRRTIPPIFNTIYGAQDNHAGLDVRDYHVNIKGEMPDGSRYHALNPETYFWAHATFVEQVLYFVDTFVKRLTDAEREQIYAESKTWYRRYGVSDSILPADYAEFTAYWDRMMDTVVVPHKTAKYGVGYVTKGFPKPKAFSPLAWKLIAPVFNPMAAFLTTGGLPPRARDMLELPWSDKQERRYQRFAAVWRSKPVNWIWDRLPMSVRYSKFACKAYAREGVRS
- a CDS encoding DUF3093 domain-containing protein, whose amino-acid sequence is MTEHDQTDSAPEPAAEVLFAEQGASWAWLLSGPAAAGAMLAIQLSSGMGVQWVVPISFLVLVSGFVALQVKAARIHTSVELTATHLRQGTQTIGVEEIVKVYPAPVDGGRRHYDGRILNRSNALSNRAMKQAGLDPAEFAEEEAPPPAPDTDRATVERWQSSRALGELTGVPRGRTGIGLRLTGKRTAQAWARNHAGLRAALTPLVEGRR